The genomic window TTGCGCGCGTCGCCCTCGTCCGACTCCAGCACCAGGCGCACACGTTCCCGTACCGGGCCAGGAGCCGCCGCCTGAAGCGCAACGCTGCAGAGGGCTTCCTTGGGAAGCGCGTCCACCACCGCCACAAAGATCGGCATGCTCGGAACGCACGCCTTGCGACCCAAGAAGAGCGGCCACCGCGGATCTTGAAGGGCGCCCGCGGCCCGGTTCAAAAACGCTGCGTCCGAGCCGCCCAAAGCCACCAGGAAGCTGGCGTCGGACAGGTAGTAGCGGTGCGTGACAGCGGTTTTGGTCGTGCCGTAAAGCGCGTGCCTTCGGCCGCGAAACATGCCGGCGCCAACCGTGTGGTAGTCACGCAGCAACTGACCCTCACGGTCCACCCGGACCGCCATCTGCAACTCGGCAAGCCTCGCCACCGTGGCGTCGTCGTCGCGCGGCGCCCCCAAGGCGGACGCCAGCAAGCCAAGCACACCGCTCTTGGAGGGCTCGGTGTCGGTGTCGCGGATGCCAAAGCGCCCCTGTGTGCCCCAGGATTGCAGGGGGCCCTCAAGCCGCAGCAGCAGAGATCTCACGCTTCCACCGGCGCGGCGCTGTTCTCAACAACGCGCTCGCTGAGCTCGTCAAAGCTGGAGACACGTTTCACGTTCAACCCGGGAGTTCGATCCTCAGACAGGCGGCGGTCGGCCAACGTCACGGCCAGGCGGATGCCGTCGCTTCCAAGCATACTGTGCACGCCTTCAAAGTAGGTCTCGAGCGCCGCGATGGAGCGCGAGATGACATCTTGCTCTGGCGTTGCGCGGACCGGCCGAGTGAACGCATTGGCGAGTGACCAGGTTGGGCCACGCTCTCGCACCACAGCGAGAACGTAGCTCGGAGGATTGTGCGCGGCCATAGAGTTCTGCTTGCCGGAAGGGATCGCCCGCACCACGGCGTGCAGGAGTGCGCGGAGCGTGTTGCGCTCCAACTCCGAGCCCTGCGCCTCTCCCAGATTGGCAGCAAGTTGAGAGAGATCGAGCGCAAGGTAGCGATAGTAGCAGGCGGAGTTGAACTGAACAGTGCCCATCATGTCCGAGCCGGCGGTGTCCTCTGGTTTCAGATCGTCGACGGCCGTGAAGAAGTCGAAATCCATATTGACGCGGTGGGTGGAGATCGCGTGCGCGACCTGGCACGCTGCATCCACGTTCCATTCCGGGCTGTCCGCAATCATTCGCCCGAACAGCGCAAGGTCGGGGCTCCTGCGGGAGTCTTCAAAGATCCCTTGCAGCCGGCCAACGAGCTCCTTCGACAGCGCCGACTTGCCCGACTTCTTGCTCTTCTTTCCCTTCTTTTCGCCTTCTGCAGTGGGCGGCGCGACAGACAATTCGTTCCAGTGTTCTTGGACGAGGTTTGCAAGGGCGCGCAGCTGCCGGCGGGGCATGAATATCAGGTATTGGGTCTTGTCCTCCTCTTGCTTGAAGCCAAATCCGCCGCCCTGGATCGACAGTCTCGTCCTCTCTCGCGCCTCCTGGGGATCACGTTCGTGGTCATCGACCAAAATCGAGACTACTTCGTCAACGAGCCTCTTGGTCCTCACCGCAAGCGTGTTCGTGTCTATGCGCTCGTCAGTACGGAATACTTCGCGCATGGCCCGCTTGAGGCACTGGCTGGAGATGCGGGCACGGCGCACGCCACCAAGCTCACAGTCCTTTGGTGCTCCGGTGTCGTCGCGGTTGAGGTTGGATGGTGCAAAGTTCTGCAGGATGTGCAGCTCGACTTTCATTTCGTTGGTTCCTTGGTTGAGGTTGCGGTGTTCTGGACTCCCCAGAAGTCCCTTGCCCATTGTCTCTGGACCCATCGCGCCTCATGCTCCCAGTGCAGCAGAGTCTCCAGCAGATTGTTCCAATCGAGTCCGAGCTCGTGGGCCTTGAGCAGCGAAATCGCGTGGCGCAGGTGCGTGGGGAGGTCATCGATATGCGCGTCCAGTAGGGCAACGAAGCGGGCCTCCAAGCTGTCGCTTCCTGGCCTCCTCTCTTGGACGGTGCGCAGGGCGGTCGCGAGGCTTCGCGCTGCGGCGACGGGGTGCGTGCCAAAGAGAGCTGCGGCGAGCACGTAGGCCCGCTCCTCGAATGGCTTCGCATCCGACGGAAGAAACGGCACTACGTAGGGGTAGGCAGCAGCAACCGAATCTGGGGAGAGCCCGCGGCGGAGAGCGGCCAGCGCGGCGCGGTCGTCGCGTCGTGCGAGTTGGTTCAGGTTATCGATCAGTGCGAAACTCATGGGCTTACCTCGTCGGACACGGCCGGTAGGCTATGGAGATTCCTGCGCAGCGTCGCTTCGCCTTGGGCGCCCGCGCGGAGCATCCTTGCGGTTCCTCCCAGGGCCTGGCGCGCAGACTCGTAGCACCGCAGTACTTGTGCCCTCACCCTGGCACTGAAAGCGTCCCGGGCCTGCTTCTCGTTGTGGCCAAGGTCTGCTAAGTATGCATCGAAATCCTGCTTCAGCGCGCTCCAGTATCGATCCATAGTTCCGAGACTGGAGACGACGTTCTCAACATCGTTCTTCTCTGGCTTACGATCGGCGCCGGAAAGCGCGGCCTTGGCGAGCCGGCGAACGGCGTTACGGAGAGCAACCCCTCCCTCCTCAGCCAGAGCGAGGGAATCGCGAAGCGACTCACCGAGATTGGCGTCAGCCAGGAGTCGAGTTGCGGTCGCGAAGCGTTCTTCGCGTGCAAGGAGTATCTTAGCTTGGTCACCCCTCAACCCCAGCAGCGAGACGTCCAGCCGGCGCTCCGGAGGGACTGCCTTCCGCAGCTCTCGCCTCCCAAGCTGGCCGAGTGTAAGTGGTCGAATCGACTTGTCCGCCGAGCGGAAAAGAGCGTGCGAATCTCGCCAGACTGCCCCTTGAACGTCAAACGCTAAAGGTATCGAGCCTCGCTTGGGATTCCGTTTCCAGGCCACCATGGGATCGCACACCTCCTGTCTGTCGAGATCTGTGCCGTTCACTACTACGACGCTTTGGATACCATCGTGCTCCTCAGTCGGGCGGAGTTCTACGCGCCGGCTCTGCCAGGTTAGCAGGTCGAGCCAGCCATAGGGCACGCGCCGGTCAGCACAAGCTGGGTGATCTTGCTCCCATGCTGGTAAGTCGGTAGCGGCGTTGCCGGGAATGGGAGCACCGCCGGGCTGGTAGACGAGCAAGTTCAACATCAGGGTCTCGAAAAGCGTGGTGCCGCGCACCAGTACCAGTGCTGCCCGGTTCAAAGGTGCAGCCTCGACCGCTTTCGATTTAGTCGGTGTAAATCCGCCTGGCGCGAAGGCCTGCAGCGCAACGAGATGTCGCGCGGCTTCCGACAGCGGCATGAGGTCGCACCAGCCATCAGGTCGGTGTTGAAAGAGATGGGCCGGAGCGCCGTAGTTCGAGCGTTCGGCCTGTAGGATTTCTGGTGGCTTGGATTCGAAGGGAAGCGCGGCGCACTGATAGAACGGTCGCTCCGGGTCCAGAAGCTGCAGCCGTGGTCGCCACTGGTCCAGGTAGCGATCGATCGTCTCCGCATCAAAAACACCACGCTTGTGAAGCGCCAGCCAGGCTGAAAGGTCCTCCGGACCGAAACAGCGGTGGACGAACGCCAGCAGAAGCCGGTGAAGCGCGGCCACGACCAGTGGTGAGCTATGGGTCAGCTCTTGGTACCG from Pseudomonadota bacterium includes these protein-coding regions:
- the cas5e gene encoding type I-E CRISPR-associated protein Cas5/CasD, whose amino-acid sequence is MRSLLLRLEGPLQSWGTQGRFGIRDTDTEPSKSGVLGLLASALGAPRDDDATVARLAELQMAVRVDREGQLLRDYHTVGAGMFRGRRHALYGTTKTAVTHRYYLSDASFLVALGGSDAAFLNRAAGALQDPRWPLFLGRKACVPSMPIFVAVVDALPKEALCSVALQAAAPGPVRERVRLVLESDEGDARNDVPLSFCLYARQHTSRCVRTEWLNVAEVEGGAP
- the cas7e gene encoding type I-E CRISPR-associated protein Cas7/Cse4/CasC, producing MKVELHILQNFAPSNLNRDDTGAPKDCELGGVRRARISSQCLKRAMREVFRTDERIDTNTLAVRTKRLVDEVVSILVDDHERDPQEARERTRLSIQGGGFGFKQEEDKTQYLIFMPRRQLRALANLVQEHWNELSVAPPTAEGEKKGKKSKKSGKSALSKELVGRLQGIFEDSRRSPDLALFGRMIADSPEWNVDAACQVAHAISTHRVNMDFDFFTAVDDLKPEDTAGSDMMGTVQFNSACYYRYLALDLSQLAANLGEAQGSELERNTLRALLHAVVRAIPSGKQNSMAAHNPPSYVLAVVRERGPTWSLANAFTRPVRATPEQDVISRSIAALETYFEGVHSMLGSDGIRLAVTLADRRLSEDRTPGLNVKRVSSFDELSERVVENSAAPVEA
- the casB gene encoding type I-E CRISPR-associated protein Cse2/CasB, which produces MSFALIDNLNQLARRDDRAALAALRRGLSPDSVAAAYPYVVPFLPSDAKPFEERAYVLAAALFGTHPVAAARSLATALRTVQERRPGSDSLEARFVALLDAHIDDLPTHLRHAISLLKAHELGLDWNNLLETLLHWEHEARWVQRQWARDFWGVQNTATSTKEPTK
- the casA gene encoding type I-E CRISPR-associated protein Cse1/CasA; the encoded protein is MANTFDLTTEGWIPVKVGNRRCEVGLQEALVGAHRYQELTHSSPLVVAALHRLLLAFVHRCFGPEDLSAWLALHKRGVFDAETIDRYLDQWRPRLQLLDPERPFYQCAALPFESKPPEILQAERSNYGAPAHLFQHRPDGWCDLMPLSEAARHLVALQAFAPGGFTPTKSKAVEAAPLNRAALVLVRGTTLFETLMLNLLVYQPGGAPIPGNAATDLPAWEQDHPACADRRVPYGWLDLLTWQSRRVELRPTEEHDGIQSVVVVNGTDLDRQEVCDPMVAWKRNPKRGSIPLAFDVQGAVWRDSHALFRSADKSIRPLTLGQLGRRELRKAVPPERRLDVSLLGLRGDQAKILLAREERFATATRLLADANLGESLRDSLALAEEGGVALRNAVRRLAKAALSGADRKPEKNDVENVVSSLGTMDRYWSALKQDFDAYLADLGHNEKQARDAFSARVRAQVLRCYESARQALGGTARMLRAGAQGEATLRRNLHSLPAVSDEVSP